GAGCTGCTTTTCCGTAACGGGCGTCGGGCTCTGGTTCATCAGGTCCTGCGCCTTCTGCGTCTTCGGGAACGCAATGACGTCGCGGATCGAGTTCGTGCCGCAAAGCAACGCGCACATGCGGTCGAGGCCAAAGGCGATGCCACCATGCGGAGGCGCGCCGTATTTGAAGGCCTTCAGCATGTAGCCGAAGCGGCTCTCGACGACGTCGGCCGGAATCTTGAGCACGTCGGTGAACACCTTTTCCTGCAGCGCCGGCTGGTGAATGCGGATCGAGCCACCGCCGAGTTCCATGCCGTTCAGCACGACGTCGTAGTGCTGACCACGGACGGCCTTCGGGTCGCTGTCGAGCAGGTGCGCGTCTTCCTGCACCGGCGCCGTGAATGGGTGGTGCGTGGCCGCGTAGCCGCCGCGCTCCTCGTCGTAGGACATGAGCGGGAAATCGACGACCCAGAGGAAATTCCACTGATCGGGACGCAGCGTCATCTTGCCGCGCTTCACGAGCAGCTGCGCGGCGTCGAGACGGATGCGGCCGAGGATCGCGCAGGCGCGCTCCCACGGTGCAGCGGCGAAGCAGATCAGGTCACCGTCCTGGATGTTGAGGCGCGCGGTGAGGTCGGCCTTCTCGGCGTCCGTGAAGAACTTCACAATCGGCGATTTCCAATCGCCCTTCTCGACCTTGATGTAGGCGAGGCCCTTCGCGCCCATCGCCTTCGCGGAGTCCTCGAGCGAGGTGATCTCGCCCTGCGTGGCGTCGGCGAGGCCCTTGGCGTTGACCGCCTTGATCGAGCCGCCGGCGGCGACGGTGGACTGGAAAACCTTGAACGCGGAGGTGCGGAATGTCTCGGAGAAATCGACTAGCTCAATGCCGAAGCGCGTGTCGGGCTTGTCGACGCCGAAGCGGTTCATGGCGTCCTTGTAGGCCATGCGCGGGAACGGCGTGGGCAGGTCGTGGTTGAGCACGTCCTTCCAGACCTTCTTCAACATGCCCTCGAAGAGGGCGTAGATGCCTTCGCGGTCGATGAACGAGACCTCGACGTCGATCTGCGTGAACTCCATCTGGCGGTCGGCGCGGAGATCCTCGTCGCGGAAGCAGCGGGCGATCTGGAAATACTTTTCCACGCCAGCGACCATGAGGATCTGCTTAAACTGCTGCGGCGACTGCGAGAGCGCGTAGAACTGGCCGGCGTGGATGCGCGACGGCACGAGGTATTCGCGGGCGCCTTCGGGCGTGCTCTTGAACAGCGCGGGCGTCTCGACCTCGTAGAAGCCCTGCGAGTCGAAGTAGTCGCGCACGGCCTTGGTGGCCTTGTGGCGCACGGCGAGGTTGCGGCGCATCTTCGGGCGGCGCAGGTCGAGGTAGCGGTAGGTCAGGCGCAGGTCTTCGTTGACCTTGTCGCCGCCGGCGTCGTCGAGCGGGAACGGCGGGGTCTCGGAAAGGTTGTGGATGATCAGCTCGGTCGCATCGACCTCGATCTCACCGGTCGGGAGGTTCTTGTTCACCATGTCGGCCGGGCGGTCCTCGACCTTGCCCGTGATGCCGATGACGGACTCGTCCTTGAGCTTGGCGGCCTGCTCGCGCAGCGCGCTGTCGAACTTCACCTGCGTGATGCCCTGGCGGTCGCGGAGGTCGACGAAGATGATGCCGCCGTGGTCGCGGACGGAATCAACCCAGCCGGCGAGCGAGACGGTCGCGTGGAGGTCGGCCTTGGTCAGTTGGGCGCAATGGTGCGTGCGTTTCATAGGACGGAAGGGGTCAACCAAACGGCGCGCCCGCCGGAGGGGCAAACAGAATTTGGGCCGCGCCGAAACGCTATGACAGACGCCCTGCGGGGGGGGCGTTCAGGGTTTCCGCACTTCGACGAATGCCGTGATCACGGGCCGGTTGCGGCCGTAGCACCAGTTGCGCTCCGCAAAGTCGGGCGCGCGCTTTTCCGAAACGACCGGATAAGGCGCGAACAACCGCTCGAGCTCCGCCAAAGTGAAATACCGCACGCCGTCCGCGTA
This window of the Candidatus Didemnitutus sp. genome carries:
- the aspS gene encoding aspartate--tRNA ligase, with the translated sequence MKRTHHCAQLTKADLHATVSLAGWVDSVRDHGGIIFVDLRDRQGITQVKFDSALREQAAKLKDESVIGITGKVEDRPADMVNKNLPTGEIEVDATELIIHNLSETPPFPLDDAGGDKVNEDLRLTYRYLDLRRPKMRRNLAVRHKATKAVRDYFDSQGFYEVETPALFKSTPEGAREYLVPSRIHAGQFYALSQSPQQFKQILMVAGVEKYFQIARCFRDEDLRADRQMEFTQIDVEVSFIDREGIYALFEGMLKKVWKDVLNHDLPTPFPRMAYKDAMNRFGVDKPDTRFGIELVDFSETFRTSAFKVFQSTVAAGGSIKAVNAKGLADATQGEITSLEDSAKAMGAKGLAYIKVEKGDWKSPIVKFFTDAEKADLTARLNIQDGDLICFAAAPWERACAILGRIRLDAAQLLVKRGKMTLRPDQWNFLWVVDFPLMSYDEERGGYAATHHPFTAPVQEDAHLLDSDPKAVRGQHYDVVLNGMELGGGSIRIHQPALQEKVFTDVLKIPADVVESRFGYMLKAFKYGAPPHGGIAFGLDRMCALLCGTNSIRDVIAFPKTQKAQDLMNQSPTPVTEKQLRDLHIRVVDEAK